The Kitasatospora paranensis genome has a window encoding:
- a CDS encoding PTS transporter subunit EIIC, translated as MSTADAAIPETPWWHTFYGGLQKMGRSLQLPVAVLPAAGILNRLGQPDVFGADGLGWDNLAKVFAAAGGALLDSSLGLPLLFCIGVAIGMAKKADGSTALAAVVGFLVYYAVLHAFPQKCTPPTVLLGNQCVDVKSLKAAAASYQNPGVLGGILMGLLTAWLWVRFHRTRLVDWLGFFNGRRLVPMITALTGLILACLGLWVWPPVGHGLTSFSQWLSDLGAIGSGIFGVANRALLLVGMHQLLNTFVWFQFGDYTKPGTGEVVHGDIPRFLAGDPTAGQFTSGFFPIMMFALPAAAMAIAHSAKPHRRKEIYGLMTSVALTSFVTGITEPIEYSFAYIAPALFALHALLTGASMAVTWGLGVHDGFSFSAGLIDYGLNWGLATKPWLIIPIGLAFAVVYYALFRFVIVHFNLKTPGREDDDQVEDVTKA; from the coding sequence ATGAGCACAGCGGACGCGGCGATTCCCGAAACACCGTGGTGGCACACCTTCTACGGCGGGCTGCAGAAGATGGGCCGGAGCCTCCAGCTCCCGGTGGCCGTCCTGCCCGCCGCCGGCATCCTCAACCGGCTGGGCCAGCCGGACGTCTTCGGCGCGGACGGCCTGGGCTGGGACAACCTCGCCAAGGTCTTCGCCGCGGCCGGCGGCGCCCTGCTGGACTCCTCGCTCGGCCTGCCGCTGCTGTTCTGCATCGGCGTGGCGATCGGCATGGCCAAGAAGGCGGACGGCTCGACGGCGCTCGCCGCGGTCGTCGGCTTCCTGGTCTACTACGCCGTGCTGCACGCCTTCCCGCAGAAGTGCACCCCGCCGACGGTGCTGCTCGGCAACCAGTGCGTGGACGTGAAGTCGCTGAAGGCCGCCGCGGCGAGCTACCAGAACCCGGGCGTGCTGGGCGGCATCCTGATGGGCCTGCTCACGGCCTGGCTGTGGGTGCGCTTCCACCGCACGCGACTGGTGGACTGGCTGGGCTTCTTCAACGGCCGCCGGCTCGTACCGATGATCACCGCGCTGACGGGCCTGATCCTGGCCTGCCTGGGGCTGTGGGTGTGGCCGCCGGTCGGCCACGGCCTGACCTCCTTCAGCCAGTGGCTGTCCGACCTGGGCGCGATCGGCTCGGGGATCTTCGGCGTCGCCAACCGCGCCCTGCTGCTGGTCGGCATGCACCAGCTGCTGAACACCTTCGTCTGGTTCCAGTTCGGCGACTACACCAAGCCGGGCACCGGCGAGGTGGTGCACGGCGACATCCCGCGCTTCCTGGCGGGCGACCCGACAGCCGGCCAGTTCACCTCCGGCTTCTTCCCGATCATGATGTTCGCGCTGCCCGCCGCGGCGATGGCGATCGCCCACTCGGCCAAGCCGCACCGGCGCAAGGAGATCTACGGCCTGATGACCTCGGTCGCGCTGACCAGCTTCGTGACCGGCATCACCGAGCCGATCGAGTACTCGTTCGCCTACATCGCACCCGCCCTGTTCGCCCTCCACGCCCTGCTGACCGGCGCCTCGATGGCGGTGACCTGGGGCCTCGGGGTGCACGACGGATTCAGCTTCTCGGCCGGCCTGATCGACTACGGCCTGAACTGGGGGCTGGCGACGAAACCGTGGCTGATCATCCCGATCGGCCTGGCCTTCGCCGTCGTGTACTACGCCCTGTTCCGATTCGTCATCGTGCACTTCAATCTGAAGACACCGGGCCGCGAGGACGACGACCAGGTGGAGGACGTGACGAAGGCCTAG